The Aspergillus nidulans FGSC A4 chromosome VIII genome contains the following window.
TTTTACATTGTGACTATCAATTTTGCTCAATCAAGCATCTACTATACCCTTCCCACGCGCACTCACGCGCACTCACATGCACCCAGTCAGGATTCTAAGTATTACCTGTAAAGCGGGAACCATTCAGAGCTCTTCTCGCTACTGTTATTTGGTTTGTTTCACTTACTGTGTGACGTCCTATAAAATCTACCCATTGTAACCTTTGACGAATTTTGAAGTTGTGGGAAGTGATGGATATTTCTCGTTTTGAGTGACCAGCACGGCCGGCTACTTGGTCGCACCTATCCAAACTATCCAGCTCGTCAAAGTCGAAAGCCAGGGCAAAATACAACAGTTGGACGTGCCAGGTAATTAGTCTATTAAATAAGAGACTCAGGGATCTGTCTAGGGCTACCCAAGAAAAGTATTGTACGCATTTAGAGTCAAAAAAGCCTTGGTAGTTATGCCTTATGGTAGGCTCAGGAGGGGTTATCGCTAAATACAGCACTGCAGCCAACAACGATCGAGCAGACCCCAAGCCAGACCCAGCCGAGTAATAGAATGCGTTTGGATCTATACCAGTCACCGTTACCTGCAACGAGGATAAACGTGCCCACTGTCAGACTGTATCCGCCAACGTGCCAAGTCATGCGGGTGGCCTCTGTCAAATGCTGGCCGAGGATCGAGCACTCGATGTGTATAAGGGGAAGGATGTAGCTGACGGCATCTTGGATGAAGAGAGCTGGGCTGAACCATGAGCAGTCAGAAAGATCTATTCCCTGTAACTGGAGGGCGACGCTTGGTAGTGGTGGTCGGATCCAGACACTTGCTAGAGAGTCTCTGATGTGCTTGGCTTTGCTTGATGTATTGTGCATGATCCAAAGGAAATGGTGATGCGAAATGGTGTAAAACGCATTCTGCATTTCTTCACGGCTGGCTTCATAGTGCTCTGTTGAATGTTGGATATTGATTTCAGGCATCAGAGCCTAAGTCATGGAAGGTCTACCTCGCCTGTATTGGACAACCGGAGAGTGAATTCAGAAGAACTGACGGGTGGAGGCGTGACAGCCTGACTCAGCATTACCTCGAGTTCGATATATAGACGGTTTGTCATGTTCTTTCTTTCGCTAGTGCAGTGGCTCCACACTATATCTACTCCCCACGAAGGTGCATCCAAGGATCCATGGTATTCCGAGAGTATGTGCTAATATGGTTACTGACGGTTGTGTTTACACGTGCATGGGTGGGTCAACACCAATTCATTCATTAAAATTAATGTCCAAGTCAACTGATTAGCCCAGCATCAGGCAAGAACACAACAGCAGGAACCGGTGGAAATTCAGATCACGTCAATGAAGCCCTCCCAGGACGCACGGCAGATTCCAAGGCCTTGAGCGCAGCGCCGTCACTGACGTCAACGGAAGTGTCATGAGCTCCAAGGTGCCTGGAGCTCTTTATTAAAGTCATCTTCGTGCACCTTGCTCGCGTAGGAGACGGGGCAGCCCTCGCGCACAAATGCATTGATTGTCCACGGCTGGGGCTTTTggtgctgctgatgatgaggacgtgGCTGCCTGGGAGCTAAGTGTCAAGAACCATGGCTAGAAAATGATATATTGAATCTTGGCTAGGCTGCTATTTCACGGAACCTTGCGGGATAAATCAAATCATACTAGGGTCTATCTAGGACTCATTTGCGGTCTTTGCAtttgcggcctcccaggATGTCTGGAGACAAAGAACCGATTGCCTCAATGGAGAGTATCAGGCCTAGGCCCGATGACCCTCAATCAGAAGCTCCGGAAAACTGCCCGGCATTCTTCGGTCCTGTTACTCATTTCTTCCTACCAGATATCTTcctgtcatcttcctcgctttatgatgatgctgattcACTGCGTACCGCTGGTACTGTCTCGGCCCTCAGGCAGTCTATCGCTATAATGGAGGCCGATTCACAGAGTCAGAGCCAGCCTGCAATACTTCTGCGCTTACTTATTCGGAGCCTGAGCTTATACAGCAACTGGTCGAGTTCATTTTTGATTAGGATCGAACAGTTCTCTTCGTCCTATTAGTGTACAAGGCAAAGAATACTCAATCCCTTTGGTATCCCTTCATCCCCTCTTAGTAGCAAGTTCTGATGATCAGGCAAAGGACCAACCTATATATACTCGGCTTGGACTCCCAACAACCAAGTACCTAGATACTTGCGCTATCGTCTGCATGAAGTTGGTGGTTGAAGCCTTGCATCTGCGTAGACTCAGACCGGACAAGAGGTGCCTGCGCTCCGGAGCGGGCATGTCCTGCTTCCATGCGGGTTCTTCATATGCTCGAGAGTTTTGGAAGTGGTTAATGGCACGCATCCCAATATGCGGATGTGAGCAAAGTAGGCCGTACTCACCTGAGTATAAAACGGGAGGTCCGAGCTATTCTTAACATCTATCTAGCAAAGTGAGCTTTACAAGTAAAAAAATACCAGAAAAAGAAGTTGGCGCCGCCCGGAATCGAACCGGGGCTGGCACGGCCACAACGTGACGTCATACCACTAGACCACGGCACCTAATAATTGAAGGATGTTGTATATTCTTACAAATATAAGAAAAACATAAAGCGTAACCTTCCAGCCCATCGTCAACCGTCAATGTTATGGTCTTTTAATAACCCAGCGAGCCGTCAAACTTTTTCTATGTCATGATTTGATAGGCCAATGCAACAGCGCAGGTGGATTGTCCGCTGAAACAAGCCCTAACTTGGGCAGTCTGTAGTCATATTCAAAGACATGCTGGCACAAAGTGCCAATACAGTTGAACTATACTCAATATCTTTCCCATTTCTAAAGGAGCCTTCCATGTCCTTCATGTCCAGGGGATGGGAGTCCTGGCCATTGGCCTCTAGCCGAGCAGGAAAGTAATGGTGCAAGCTGCAGTCTATTGTTTCTTGCGGGCATGATTAATCCCTCAAGGAGGGAAGGAGCAACGCTGACGGGGTCCAATGGGCGTCCGTCCTTTGCGTACAGTACCTCTCAGCTACAAGGGAGGGCGTAATAGCTGAAAGGGCTCTGGGACTGACTCCTGCTATGCCGTAGGCGTTTGTCACGGTGAGTATTCTGGCACGTGGATACGAGGATGTTGCACTGAGTACGGTAGCCTGGGTATGGTGGAGTATATACTGTTTGCATGGATACAGTGGACAGATCATGGCAGGGCTGATTGACTAACTTTGCACTGTTGTCTGTGGCAAGCGTACAGGCACATGCCAGCCTTGAACCCACTATAAGGACTGGACGCTCTGGTATCTGCCGCGACGCTTCTCTTGGTTATTGTTAGTCTGAACCTGGACGGGATGCTGGCACCGGTTGTCGAAAATGGTAGCTTTTGACATGGACACGGTACTACCCGACGCATGTAGAGGTCGAGTGATATATACAGGGTGGTCTGGTTGTTATCAGCTTTGTACTCGCTGTTCAGGTCATGTATTTGTTTGACTTTACTGGTGTAACTGATCTTGATTCTACCGATGTCTCTGTATGCATGTTTAACCCGCGAGTTTGGTTACCAGGATTCGATTGACTGGGTGCATGGGCGACTTTGACaccatatatatataaatgtGGCTGGATTATACAGCTTTCTCCTGCCATTTATTATAGAGAACACATGCACCCAACACGAGTTGGTTAAAATCATCAGCAAAAAAGATACCAAGAGCACTAGGCATTCACAACACCGTAGAATATGGTGTGCTAGGGATAAAAAAATGGCGCCGCCCGGAATCGAACCGGGGCTGGCACGGCCACAACGTGACGTCATACCACTAGACCACGGCACCTATTAGTTGTAGGACAGCCCAAACTTTGACTATATAAAGCTTAGCAGCTTGCAGCTTATGCTTGAAGCCCATTGCGTGATCGTGAAGTCCATGTCCCCGTGCGCTAGGGTTTACCTGCAAATGGGCCCGAAATATCGATTAAATTAGAGAGATATCGATAATGAAGACACCGTTTGTGACGCCTACTCAAGTTGATAAGTCCTTCGTCAGCCATCGACTTCAACATGACGTTGGCTTGAATTACCATAGTCGCGCTCACGCAAGGAGTTTATAACTTGATATCATCCTACAAGCTTCCTGACCCTACGCTGGCCTACCTACGCTGGCTGACCTGCGCTTCGCTCCGGGAGCGCTTCGATGGCCGAGACGCTCCGGGTgactcagcttgccctgcggGGCACCCTCCCGGGGGGGCCTCCCGGCAGGCCCTGCGGGACTTTGGTAGCCTTCGGCGGACCGGAGAGAGCTGTAAATGAATTTTCGACCAATGATAGAGCTGCTACGGAGGTCTGATGGACTGTCAATTAATTTTGACTAACATATTGATTGTACTCTGAATATCAATAGGAATCAGTAACCTGCCAGACAAAGAATTGATGGACTGTTAAAGGACctaagataatatattattatcCAGATATCAAGAATACAAATGCAAAGTACTGTAAACTACAACAATAGGCTGCAAGGGGTCTATATAAAGTATCTAACAGCCTATAAGTTGTAGATAGCCAGTTTTTATTATACATCTATCTAACTATTAATatcctccaccacatcctcttctttaTCTACGGCTAAAATCCTGCCTGCAGTGCTGGTTGCTGAGTGGTACCAGGCTGCCAAATATCTAAACTATCTGCTGCCCAGGCAGCCCTGCTTGCCATGCTGGCTGTCCGCGAGCCTCAGATTTGGCAAAAGTACATTAGGGATGGCAAATCTTTAGTTATGTCTATAACAGCAACTCTAAGGCCCTTCTGGGGCAGATGGTTGGTTCTTATGCGCCCAAGCCATGTACTCACTGCCACATTAAGGAAAGTAGACTATTTGAAGGTTGTATAGTGGTAGCTGGGCGATTCCAGGGGGGCTTGTGCTAACTGCCACTTGGCAGTGAGGGCAAGCAGTGTGACTTTCACAGTAAATGGTCTATTATCCAGACTGAAAGAGTAAACTGCTGACAGGTAATATTAGTCGAAAATCTTGTAACTACTACCCTCAAGCATGCCTGCAAGTGTGCTGCCGCCCTTGctgcgcttgttgctggagaggaagaagaggaggaggaggaggaggaggaggaggaggaggaggaggatgaagaggaggaagagaatgccCGCCGCCGCAAAGGCAAAGCCCCGGCCACCTCTGCCCGTAAGGGGGTTCATTTTGCCAGTCATGACACCCGTGAACATGCAGATAGAGTCCCGCGCCGCGCCCAGCGCTTACACACATGCTGGCCGTGGCAGCCCGACAGGtatctgccgccgctgctgcccaggaagctctcgcccAGACGCTGCTCCTGGTAGAATACATCATGGGTGTATATTGCATTCTGCGAATTAAGTGGATAACACGTGACTGCGGTGGAGTCAGAGGGTAAAGTTCGTATAGTAATGTTAATTTCATATCGCCAGGTATATGTCCTCGTGGTTCGAtcagatccaggagctctggTTTGCTGATGATACATTGTGATCTATCTATCTTCAAGGGGGAGGGGTAGTGGTGATGTCACAGCCTGACAACGCGGCCCTGAGGATCTGGCATTATCCCGGTCGCATGAGGCCTTGGACTGAAGATACCCCTGGAATGACTGGCTGCTCGTCGATCGACTCAAGCCATTGTCAAATCAGCAACTTGGCACAGACGGCATACAATTGGTTCCGGCAGCCCTGAAGCAACCAGAGAGATCACTGTTTGGTCAACGTGCATTAGGGCCATCGAGGGCCCATGCACACTTACGCCATCATGCAGAGGTCCTGGCAGACGAAGTGCTGGGGTCGATTCCAAGGTCGCTACTGTCTCTGTTTCTCCTGTTGGCCATTGCACCTGGAATCTGACTAGGCCTGGATCCTGGTTGTCGCAACATCGTTCGACAGAATATATACGTGACTGAAACGCACGACCCCTCCGTAAGTGGCTCCCGGCCTGAGACGCGATCGAAGCACTGACAAAGGGGCAAGGCACTGCACTCCAGACTGCGTAATGATATGCGGGGGTATGCACGATACGGGTTTATCCGTCACGGTTAGACTGCAAGTGCCTGCCTCCCCAGGGGACTTGGCGGGTAGAGCTCGCAGGGACCCATCGGCCAAGGTTGGAGTCGCTGTGGATAGTCGGTCGCGGGGCACTACTACCCAACCGTGGCCTAGGTGGACCAGGAATCCTCAAGAAGAGTGGCAGGTGGGAGAGAAATGCGAAAAGACTCGACACTTcactctttctcttctttcgtATCTAAGTCGAAGACGTCATCACGGCAATACCGGGTTACAGGTGCAATACCTTATCAGTGTCTTGCAGGATTGACGCCAGGATGTCGGCGAAATCGGCACATTGAGGCAAATCATAAAATGCCTCAAATGGCATTGATATGCAAAAGAGTGTCCTAGCTTAGATGCTAAAGTCGTCTAACTCGATACTAACTCGATAGAAGCCCAAAGGGTTTTAGTGTAGTAGTGCTGTGTAGTATGATCATTCGAGGAAACCGCCCCGCTCGATACCTACCCGACGTACGGAAAAGGAGTCCAGGACGCGCCGGTTGGGCCAGAGTCAGACCACAGTCGTGGTTGAAGCTTCCAGCCTTGGAAGCTGACACCAGCCCGGGAAGGTAGCCCACCAATCAAGTAAACACGTGAAGAAGATCTACCCCGTTAGTCCGTTGAACCGCCTGCGCTGCGGTACTGCCAGAGAACGTGGTCTGCCGCAGTACCGGCGAGATACCAGTTATCCTGAATTAGAGAGCACGAGTTGGGAAGGCACGAGGCGGGATGGACATCTTCGAAACGCCTAAGGTGGAGCTGTCAAGTTTCACTGCCGAGTGCTGACGACTATAGGCTTCCACCAATTGCCCGATCACCCGGATACAGCTGTCAGTTGATTCTTTATGGTTTTGAGTCTGAGGTGAGACGGGCAACGGTTGTTGTCCGAcacagccacagccgaaGGACTACGTTTTACGTGCCCTGCCGTCCCGACGGGCTATATTTACCGGGGACGAGCAGACCGtggtgaaaaaaaaaaaaaaacctcaGCTGAGGGTCGAGAATCGAGTTCATGGTATCCTTGGTCATCGATGCGATGGATCTTGAACTATGCGGGAAGATGATCCGGTTGACAGTTCGACTTGGGAAGCCCATGGATACATGACTCCGCCGCTGGATTTATGATCCGTGACGAGTTTGCCGTACGGAGCGTTTCTGTACCTGTAGGGCGAATCTGGGCGATCGCTTAACAGTCAGTCATGACGACACGACAGAATGATGAGCGACGACCCAACCATACGGTCGACAGTGCTGATTCCATCTGCACGATCTCTTGCACAAGCTATCTGATGACGAGTCTCAAGCATAAGTATGGTGACATACAGTCTAGAAAGGTGAATTAGACCATCCCAACACTGTATCAACAATGCAGTACAAACAGCAGGCAGGAAGCACCCTCAACTAGTACCCGCTATGCGACCATGGATGAAGTCCGCCAGATTCCTTGGTTGACATAGTGATATTCTATCGGGAACCACTATTTTTCTGACAGACTAGAGATTGAGAGTCTAGAGCGACTATGGAGCAGTGAATATCGCAAGAGCGCTATCTATAGAGTATCTGGTGAGCCTAGAATCTAGCATTTGAAGGAGTCGGTATCAGAAGGAAAAGCCAGATTTAAGGAAAAAGAATTTGTTTTATTTAataaagaaagaaaaaaaaaaagaaaagaaaaatcccGAAAAGGGGAACTGGGGAGGAAACAGGGACCTGAGCGAGGAAAACGGAAGCCTGAGAGGTGGGTCGATTGAAACTCTAAGGCTGCCCCGGCCTGGCCCATACTAAATACTTATACGCCTCCCTCCGCTTCTACAATCTTCCACTTTCTTcaactcttctgcttttAGCGACCGACCAAAACTACCAAATAATCCATACACTCTGCCGCctctgctgcgtctgcttTCCGAGCCTCACACCTACCGCCatgagctcctcctctgtcCAGGTCACCCGCCCTCCCTCCAGCGCCGGCACCGGAAAGGACGTCGCCAACACCAGTGCCCCAGGAACCATGAGCTTCGATGTACGAACCACTTTGCGTTTTATTCTGCATTTCTGGGACCATTTATTAATAGAGCATTTTCCACAGATTATAAGATGTTCCAGGTGTCAGAAGAGCCTAAGTATTGAGAGTGACTCTACGCCTGGGGTGGTTCGATTCGGCATGAACAGCTACTACTGTAGTAGATGTGCTTCGATGGTTGGCTTTATCCGCTGAATGAATGGGCTTCTGAAATACGGCTACGACGCGATACTCTATTCTGCCTCGCAACGATGTCGGACACCAGTTTATCGGAACCATACACTACTACAAGTCGAACTCGAACTCGCACCGGAACCCTCCTCTCGTCATTTATAGACTGGGAAACCATAGCACCTGAATCTCGGCATCGATAATCGTCGGCCTCGCCGGATGGGTCATACAATAAATGAATGGCATTCGCCCTGGACTACCTGGACACCTCGATACTTCAGACATGTTTCGAACGTCTTCACTGTGCTGGCGCAGAATGGCCTAACGAGGCCAAATAGCATTGGCAGGTCCAGTCACTGTTTATCAGCAAGTCCGCAGCCGCGTCGCTACCTCCGACAGTGTTTCCACATACCAGTCGCGATTAAACGCAGTCCGAATGAGCTTCACTCGCTTATCGGCCCGGTCGCACGCGATGCACATTGGAACCTGCGATACCACGAATTCTACCACGATTTGACAAAACGTTTGGGGATTCATTCGGAAATAGACGACCGGGAACCACCGCATCTCATCTTCCTAATAGAATAGATTACATTCGGGCTGCTATTGGTCGCGCTTTTTTCGCCAGGAGAAAAGTAATATGATGTGGAATCGGCTCGGATGGCAACACTCCGTGTATCTAACTAGCTAGCTACGAACGCAAGCATTCTTGACAAACAAATTCCCCCTCTGTTCTCCAGTTTCAGTAAGGGCCACTTGGATGAAACTACTGAAACTACTGAAACTACTGAAACGGCCCAATTATGATGCTAAACTAGAACCCAGATCAGTAATTTGACGCGCCTATCGCAATGTTAATCTGCGGTAAACCCCAGAGATCTTCGCCACGCTCGCGGTGAACTCGTAGATCACTCGGCCGGGAGGAAGCGCCTGCATACGACGGCTTATACTGAGTAGTTTTTTGACACCCAGAATGTCGGTACTCGATCCAGCTGATAGCCGACCCCCCCAGCTTTACAGCCAGATGAGAGACTGAGTTTCGACATCGACACCACAACCACGCGACACTGAGAAACCCCGTACGTCCGTAAATACGAGCTTATGTCTCACCCCCTTTCCAGAAGAGAACATTGCATACTAGCACTTTTGCAGCCTGGAGATTTCACGCACCCCGCAGTGGATCAATTGAAGAATTTTGGCTCCACGACCCATGTGACTGCCAAAATCTGAGATTCTGAGATTCCAATCTGAATCTGGAGAAAGATTGAATTTGACGGGGGATACAGGCCCCAGAGACTAGCAGGTCGCTAACTACATCAAGCTATTAGACTGGAGAATCGAGGGGCTATTCATGCCCCCATGCGGTTTGCTGCAAGCACGCAACTCCGCGGCCACCATGTGCCTCCCTGCTCCTTCCTCGCGGGTTAAAGATGTTCAACTGCGATCCGCATCTCAGGTCAATCCGATCGGGAAATACTCGGGAACCAGGGTTTGACTGTGGGGGAATGTAGATGACGGTGAAACTGAAGAGTTTTAGGTGCTCCTCAGCAGTAGTGGTCGTGCGCTACTATTATCCCGTATTTCTGGATCCTTGGACTGGAGTCCTCCGGAGCCCACTATTCGCCTTTCTTTCTATCGCGCCTGCGACGCTAATGGCCTGCTACAGCATCTATCTCAGCGCCGAAGTCGGCTTTGAGTGCATCAGAGAAACCTATACTGATATCGATGGGGTGCCGCTTCATTTCAGACAGGAAGAAAGATTTAAAAACAAGCAAAAAAACCTAGCAGTTCGGAGAACGCCGTCAGTGAGACGCCGAGATCGTGCCTGGCCGTGGCGGGTCACAGCTGTGCCCTACATTGATCACCCGGGTTGGCCTGTCGGTCagccagccacagccacaagCCATCAGGACgcaaaaacaaagaaaagagcgCAGACCGCGAATTGGCAGCCGCAGAGTCCCCTATTCTTTTTTGTTGGGTTCGAGCTGCAATTCCGAAACTGTGGGTCGATTGTTGATCGGTGGGCCGATATTCGATAGAGCTTTCTTGGGCTGTTTCATGTTGTCGCCACTACTTCGGCTATGGTCTAACTAATCTGGGTGTTGTTTGTGTCGATTTCTGACTGTTGACCTGAGATGCCGAGTGCTTGTCTCGACTCTTCAAGAATGTCGGCGGTTATTTGCGGAATTGGTCCCAAGGGCGAAATATGCTGTCAAGGGCGAGCTAAACTTGAGTCACCCAGCAGCGTGACTACATCCTGAACCATGTGATATCCTCGTTAAAGCGTTCCATTGACACGGTAAACTCAGTTCCATCTCACCGGGCTGAGACCTGGCACGTTCGGTCTCGCTCGGCATCCATTGACAGCGctgactgctgctgctgactcCACGCATTCATGTGCACGGGATTGAGAGGCTCGGGTCGTGCATATTTCTGTCCAGTAAGGGTTGAACCTGAACTGGCTCACGGTTTGCGTAGTACCTTCGAGATTCTTCTAAAGCAGCGCATGAGCCACGTTGCCAATGCTGTTCAGCAACGCCGCTTCGGTCTTGTCTCGCCCTGGGGAGGCTCAGCCGGCGCCTGCTGATTGGACCCGGATCAATAGTTCACAAGTTCATGCCAAGTGACCACTCATGTGAGAACTTCAAAGTGAAGCTTCTAGTTTGTTGCCCACGCGACATGGTTGGCACTATTATGGGCCATGGCCTGGTATTTTGTGTCTGACCATGTAGAAGTGTGATTTCACGAGGCAGCAATTTCTCAAGGATGTGAAGCGGCTATCAGTACCGTTGAGACAGTTACCGCATGTGGTTTACAAAGGCAGAATGAAGGGCTGTAGGTCGAAAAGAATCCTCCTACCAATCAGACAAAGTCGCCGGTAACCCGTGGCCTCCAGTGCACTGAGAACAATTGGGCCTGGGTGCTTGTCTGTGGCCACGGCGGCCGCCAGGATATATTGTCTGCGATTTCATAATCTCCCAAACAATTGAGGGCGCGGGACAGGGTCAAGACGGTTGCATCACATGTCCATAAAGTAAGTACTTTCGGGCGTATCAATAATTAGGAGTCCAAGAGCAAGTTGGCAAACCTTCCTAGCACCGCGACCTGCGAAGTATCAAACAACTGTGTGTAAGGCTGAATCTTGCGCTGAAGCTAGATTTCTCTCGTCGCCAGCTCCAGTCCTGCCAGAGCGCATGGTGTCTTGGGCTAGAAGTTGACAGGGTCGTAATTGATGTTCGAAATAATATGCTCTTATCTCGAACGCGGAGCGGCCCACGCAATCAGGGCGTACCTCTGCACAGAAGACAACATTGGAGATCTGCCAGGAATGCATAATGGATATTATTTCAGTGGGTGCTGTTACCTCGCCCTTGCCAGCCGCAGGCTGACAGCTTATACTGGCAAACGATCGCTGTAACCCTCTAACCCAAAACTTTGAAAACTTCTGGTCCTGGTCTTTGGAGCGGGAGACAAATTTTGCATATGTCCCGTTCCGATGGCGCTGACCGACCGCTCGCATCACAGAAGAAAACCAGATCCAGCGGTATCTGAGGTTTTCCTGGAGATTCACATACACAACAACGCAGGTGTTAGGGTCTATTGAAGCGTGGGAGTCTGGCACAATCCCCGGAAAGGCCTGGAAGAACGCGAAAGATAACAAGTGTACCTACATATTGCTTTGATTGCTCTGTGGTTGGAGTGACTTTGTGAATCATCTAGTAGTTGGAAGTTGACTGGTCTTATGCTGTTGAAATTGGTCCATCAATCATCCGTTCAGCATCTGTATGACCGAGAGACCACAGTCATATAATGAGATGCAGCAACAGGAGAATACTCATGTACGGGTAGGTATTCCATGGATTGTCGCCCGTTCAACTGGGGTTAGAATATTTAAGCTTCACCCCATGAGGAATGTCAAAGGACATTACTCGCCTTACTATGCGCCTACCCGACGTAGACGGTCGTCGCGTTGCTGTAGCCGAATTGATATCTCTCATGCGAAGGTCGGTCAGGGATCATCCCGGATGTTTGGATTGATGAGGGCTTCTTATTGAAGAGCGGAGAAGGAATGGCCTCGCTTCCCCGCTGCAGCCTGCCAGCCTCAAATGCCAGCCAAAAATGCCTTGAgagggctgctgtgctttCGCGGTGACCCAAATAGTCATTTTGGAGTGTCTGTTCGCCTTGTACCATGTCGGTCGGAAGCAGAGAGATGAGAATCgatccttctccttgtcctggattTGTGCGGGTCATCGGACCTGATACATCAGAATTGTCTCACAGCGAACCAATTTTGAAGCAATCAAAAAGCGAGACTCGTCCAGCCGCCGCCAATCATGACTGCACCCACATTATCTCCAAGTCTTGAAGTCCATATGGAGTCGATGGAGAGTACTTTGCTTTTGCCTGATTCCCTGGTTTCGGCCTCTCAAACCTCGACCAACTTATTCAACGTTCACCCCTCACTGAACGCTCGGACAGATCGTCTCGCCTCATTGTGGACACTGGAATGCCCATCCAGCCACTGGTGACTGCACAGTGTACCCAAAGGTTATGCAAGGTCAGAGCAGCGCCACTCAGACGGCCATTCCACCCCAGCTTCAAGAGCTCCAGGTTGCTTCCCCTGGAGAACGGCCCGAAGCCCAGTCTGGCGGTGTAACGTTCATAGCGCCAAGACTAAGCCTGGGGAATTGACGGTGTTATTCGACGAGGgagatctggagaagacgaggttTGTGCGAGGCCGAGTCCTGCGGGCGACTGGGAATCTGGTCAATGTGACTGTTGGATAGGCTTATAGAGTTTGGATATGTAAGTATCTGAATACTCAGCGTATGTATGCTTGGTTCATCCAAAGCGAatgagagagagaggaaaaaGGATGGAGGAAAAGTACATCATGGGTGGATGGACTAttgagggagaaaaagaaagttCTCCAGCCTGCCTGTGGCCGTGGCCTGTCTGCTTCTTCGTTTCCCTTCCCTTACCATCTCCTAGGCTCCgtccctctcctcccagacCTCTTCATCGTTAATCATGCACGACATATCTGGGCCCCGATCCTCTCGATTCCAGATCCCAGTCGACTTGACACATCTTCGTGCTTTTGCGGCCCCAAAGCTGTGCCCCTGTCATTCGTCAGCGGGCTCAGCGATCTGTCGGTGACGCTCTTGTTGCCTACCTTTTG
Protein-coding sequences here:
- a CDS encoding uncharacterized protein (transcript_id=CADANIAT00002438); this encodes MTTRQNDERRPNHTVDSADSICTISCTSYLMTSLKHKYGDIQSRKVN
- a CDS encoding uncharacterized protein (transcript_id=CADANIAT00002436), which produces MQNAFYTISHHHFLWIMHNTSSKAKHIRDSLASVWIRPPLPSVALQLQGIDLSDCSWFSPALFIQDAVSYILPLIHIECSILGQHLTEATRMTWHVGGYSLTVGTFILVAALDRSLSLLFNRLITWHVQLLYFALAFDFDELDSLDRCDQVAGRAGHSKREISITSHNFKIRQRLQWVDFIGRHTESDPRDPGGVSDQAVMYPRNHVIRCKTDSSVPERHCPHPSPTLRRSVTLACQGFTCCQQFIDLFSWNLQEELSSIGRCYCCCISLPCLVPLSQVFGGPSRCIFWLAHDNITLLDICMSSWYSSTKYKPLG
- a CDS encoding uncharacterized protein (transcript_id=CADANIAT00002439), with protein sequence MSSSSVQVTRPPSSAGTGKDVANTSAPGTMSFDIIRCSRCQKSLSIESDSTPGVVRFGMNSYYCSRCASMVGFIR
- a CDS encoding uncharacterized protein (transcript_id=CADANIAT00002437): MAETLRVTQLALRGTLPGGPPGRPCGTLVAFGGPERAVNEFSTNDRAATEAARGLYKAALLAMLAVREPQIWQNNSKALLGQMHACKCAAALAALVAGEEEEEEEEEEEEEEEEDEEEEENARRRKGKAPATSARKGVHFASHDTREHADRVPRRAQRLHTCWPWQPDRYLPPLLPRKLSPRRCSW